A section of the Fusarium falciforme chromosome 8, complete sequence genome encodes:
- a CDS encoding Branched-chain-amino-acid aminotransferase translates to MAPSAIETQDVNLTAAAIHKKEAAQPAIANGQSNQAPLDASKLTYTYTQNPRAVPDEASAHAGDETIATDHMVLASWHQSTGWAAPELKPYGPLSLMPTASVLHYATECFEGLKVYRGYDGKLRIFRPDRNAARLRMSANRISLPIFEPSEIEKLMIALLSVDGPKWLPKDQPGNFLYIRPTVIGTAPQLGVAAPKAALLYIIVTFMPRLDAPAGGMRLHTSPDDMVRAWVGGFGYAKVGANYGPSLLATADARTRGYHQILWLYGAQGECTEAGASNFFVIWKRKDGKKEIITAPLDDKLILDGVTRRSCLELARERLGDEFEITERKYNIAEVIEADAEGRIIEAFAAGTAYFICPVSQIHHRGKDINIPMGAEGAPGEVTSKIKGWLGDIMYGRTQHPWGVVIPEKQ, encoded by the exons ATGGCTCCCTCCGCTATCGAGACCCAGGACGTCAACCTGACGGCCGCTGCCATccacaagaaggaggccgctCAGCCTGCCATCGCCAACGGCCAGTCCAACCAGGCTCCCCTCGACGCCTCCAAGCTCACCTACACCTACACCCAGAACCCCCGCGCCGTCCCCGATGAGGCCTCTGCCCACGCTGGCGACGAGACCATCGCCACCGACCACATGGTCCTCGCTTCCTGGCACCAGTCCACCGGTTGGGCTGCTCCCGAGCTCAAGCCCTACGGTCCTCTGAGCCTCATGCCCACCGCCTCGGTCCTGCACTACGCTACCGAGTGCTTCGAGGGTCTCAAGGTCTACCGTGGTTACGATGGAAAGCTCCGCATCTTCCGTCCCGACCGCAATGCTGCTCGTCTCCGAATGTCGGCCAACCGAATCTCCCTCCCCATCTTCGAGCCCTCCGAGATCGAGAAGCTCATGATCGCCCTTCTTTCCGTCGATGGTCCCAAGTGGCTCCCCAAGGACCAGCCTGGCAACTTCCTGTACATTCGACCTACCGTCATTGGCACCGCTCCTCAGCTCGGCGTTGCTGCTCCCAAGGCCGCCCTCCTCTACATCATTGTCACTTTCATGCCCCGCCTGGATGCTCCCGCTGGTGGAATGCGACTTCACACCTCTCCCGACGACATGGTCCGCGCCTGGGTCGGTGGCTTCGGCTACGCCAAGGTCGGCGCCAACTACGGTCCTTCCCTGCTGGCCACCGCCGATGCCAGAACTCGCGGCTACCACCAGATTCTCTGGCTGTACGGTGCTCAGGGCGAGTGTACTGAGGCCGGTGCCAGCAACTTCTTTGTCATCTGGAAGcgcaaggacggcaagaagGAGATCATCACTGCTCCTCTCGACGATAAGTTGATCCTCGACGGTGTCACCCGAAGAAGCTGCCTCGAGCTGGCCCGCGAGCGACTGGGCGACGAGTTCGAGATTACCGAGCGAAAGTACAACATCGCCGAAGTTATCGAGGCCGACGCGGAAGGCCGTATCATTGAGGCTTTCGCTGCTGGTACTGCC TACTTCATCTGCCCCGTTTCCCAGATCCACCACCGTGGCAAGGACATCAACATCCCCATGGGTGCTGAGGGTGCGCCTGGAGAGGTCACCAGCAAGATCAAGGGCTGGCTGGGTGACATCATGTACGGTCGTACCCAGCACCCCTGGGGTGTTGTCATCCCCGAGAAGCAATAA
- a CDS encoding Flavoprotein domain-containing protein encodes MLHIIQKGHDAHHEHLMRNSTETLEKARNDGKRHILLAASGSVATIKLVQIIKGLKPQTNISIRIILTQSATQFLSGLSVEQPTVDELAHLPNVDALYTDASEWAQPWKRNAPILHIELRRWADVLVIAPLSANTLAKVVNGMCDNLLTSVIRAWDTTGAVDGKKKKILVAPAMNTCMWNHPITATQIRVLEKDWGGENGWFEVLRPVSKNLACGDTGNGAMIPWENVVEAIAEKIKA; translated from the coding sequence ATGCTTCACATCATTCAAAAGGGCCACGACGCCCACCACGAGCACCTCATGCGCAACTCTACCGAAACCCTCGAAAAGGCCCGGAATGATGGCAAGCGCCATATCCTTCTCGCCGCCTCCGGGTCTGTCGCGACGATAAAGCTCgtccagatcatcaaggGCCTCAAGCCTCAGACGAACATCTCTATCCGCATCATCCTCACACAATCTGCGACCCAGTTTCTCTCCGGCTTGTCAGTGGAGCAGCCCACGGTGGACGAGCTTGCCCACCTGCCCAACGTCGACGCCCTCTACACTGACGCCTCTGAGTGGGCTCAGCCGTGGAAGCGCAACGCCCCAATTCTGCACATTGAGCTGCGACGATGGGCAGACGTCCTTGTGATTGCACCACTAAGCGCAAACACCCTAGCCAAGGTCGTCAACGGCATGTGCGACAACCTTCTGACGAGCGTGATTCGCGCCTGGGACACCACAGGAGCCGTcgacggcaagaagaagaagatcctGGTGGCTCCGGCCATGAACACGTGCATGTGGAACCATCCCATCACAGCGACGCAGATACGCGTGCTCGAGAAGGACTGGGGCGGCGAGAACGGCTGGTTTGAGGTGTTGCGCCCAGTGTCGAAGAACTTGGCGTGCGGCGATACTGGCAACGGAGCCATGATTCCTTGGGAGAATGTTGTTGAAGCGATTGcggagaagatcaaggcatga
- a CDS encoding Ethanolamine-phosphate cytidylyltransferase, producing MASTDPTNDELHLEGEPAPELLEGRIWVDGCFDFFHHGHAGAIVQARQLGTELYAGVHSDEAILANKGPTVMTLEERLAATDACRWVTRSIGHAPYVTSLPYITHYGCKYVVHGDDITSDSDGNDCYRFVKEAGRFKVVKRSPGISTTDLVGRMLLCTRTHFIKSLEKKLAGEEGNGTEEERIAEGKAMLERMQLYATDESGKAPGVDVWQWKASREAKAEDGEEEKGVFSQLIEGPGPKPGQRVVYVDGGYDLFSSGHIEFLRKVLLQEEELAREEGWYSEQSVNERKGKGEDYPPAYVVVGVHDDEVINQWKGVNYPIMNIFERGLCVLQCKYINAVVFGAPFTPTESYLCSLPRGLPDAVYHGPTAFIPLTYDPYTAPKAMGIYREVGDHTFAHVNAGEIVQRIMKSRDMYEARQRAKGMKAEVEAAAREREILEEEQRQKEAERA from the exons ATGGCCTCCACTGACCCCACCAACGATGAACTTCACCTTGAGGGTGAGCCCGCCCCTGAGCTGCTTGAGGGTCGTATCTGGGTCGATGGCTGCTTTGACTTTTTCCACCACG GCCATGCTGGTGCCATCGTTCAGGCCCGTCAGCTGGGTACTGAGCTTTACGCTGGCGTCCACTCGGATGAGGCCATCCTCGCCAACAAGGGTCCCACTGTCATGACCCTCGAAGAACG TCTCGCGGCCACAGACGCCTGTCGATGGGTAACCCGCTCTATTGGCCATGCGCCTTACGTCACCTCACTCCCCTACATCACTCACTACGGCTGCAAGTATGTCGTCCACGGCGACGACATCACCTCTGATAGCGATGGAAACGACTGCTACCGTTTCGTCAAGGAGGCGGGTCGGTTCAAGGTTGTTAAACGCTCTCCTGGTATCTCCACCACCGACCTCGTTGGTCGCATGCTGCTGTGCACCAGGACGCATTTCATCAAGTCTcttgagaagaagctcgCTGGTGAAGAGGGCAACGGCACCGAAGAGGAACGTATCGCTGAAGGAAAGGCTATGCTGGAGCGCATGCAGCTCTACGCCACTGACGAGTCTGGCAAGGCCCCCGGCGTCGATGTCTGGCAATGGAAGGCCTCCAGggaagccaaggccgaggacggtgaagaggaaaaggGCGTCTTCAGCCAGTTGATCGAGGGACCCGGACCCAAGCCCGGCCAGCGCGTCGTCTACGTCGATGGCGGATACGACCTCTTCTCCAGCGGCCACATCGAGTTTCTCCGAAAGGTGCTtctccaggaggaggagcttgcgCGAGAGGAGGGATGGTACTCGGAGCAGTCCGTCAATGagcgcaagggcaagggcgagGACTATCCTCCTGCCTACGTCGTTGTAGGTGTTCATGATGACGAGGTCATCAACCAGTGGAAGGGAGTCAACTATCCCATCATGAACATTTTCGAGCGCGGTCTCTGTGTTCTCCAGTGCAAG TACATCAACGCCGTCGTCTTTGGCGCTCCGTTTACGCCCACGGAGAGCTACCTCTGCTCATTACCGCGCGGCCTCCCAGACGCCGTATACCACGGTCCCACAGCCTTCATCCCTCTCACCTACGACCCCTACACGGCGCCCAAGGCCATGGGCATCTACCGCGAAGTCGGCGACCACACATTCGCGCACGTCAACGCCGGCGAGATTGTCCAGCGCATCATGAAGAGCCGCGACATGTACGAGGCGCGACAGAGGGCCAAGGGCATGAAGGCCGAAGTCGAGGCGGCGGCACGCGAGCGTGAGattctcgaggaggagcagcgccagaaggaggccgagagagCGTGA
- a CDS encoding Monothiol glutaredoxin-5, mitochondrial — MFSRTVASSFLRQAARPAAVRSSASLFRAPISPLTPFQARLLSDQTRAAIDKAVASAPVVLFMKGTPEMPQCGFSRAAIQILGLQGVNPEKFAAFNVLEDPELREGIKEYSDWPTIPQLYVEKDFVGGCDILVSMHQNGDLAKLFEEKKVILEGELGESDKKE; from the exons ATGTTCTCGCGAACGGTCGCCTCG TCCTTCCTCCGGCAAGCCGCCCGGCCCGCCGCCGTccgctcctcggcctccctCTTCCGCGCCCCCATCTCCCCTCTCACTCCCTTCCAGGCGCGCCTGCTCTCGGACCAGACCCGGGCAGCCATCGACAAGGCGGTCGCTTCGGCGCCGGTGGTGCTGTTCATGAAGGGAACCCCCGAGATGCCCCAGTGCGGCTTCTCCCGCGCCGCGATCCAGATCCTCGGCCTTCAGGGCGTCAACCCCGAAAAGTTTGCCGCCTTCAACGTCCTCGAGGACCCAGAGCTCCGAGAGGGAATCAAGGAGTACTCGGACTGGCCCACGATCCCTCAGCTCTACGTCGAGAAGGACTTTGTGGGAGGCTGCGACATTCTCGTCTCGATGCACCAAAACGGCGACCTGGCCAAGCTctttgaggagaagaaggtgatCCTCGAGGGTGAGCTCGGCGAGAGCGACAAGAAGGAGTAG